In one Lolium rigidum isolate FL_2022 chromosome 3, APGP_CSIRO_Lrig_0.1, whole genome shotgun sequence genomic region, the following are encoded:
- the LOC124704488 gene encoding protein NDH-DEPENDENT CYCLIC ELECTRON FLOW 5-like: protein MAFGAPTAAAPHGHATVAPPTSSSWKHGTTFFSSSKLSGGISGQRARLVTAVHALAPATSVPAPFPPPNAEYLAAEFSGHGVTFEAVGDSCVVKMLVRNGSAAHLLLPSGLVTSYKPAMWHGASMEVLHTTVGEGPGGMPVIRGGVSVDLRCARGVSGDAPPSTWSPGGAWSLRDVRGGPTGSIQVELVSVEPPGNGAAEARCVVTLSPDALASELTVTNAASSSSAVALSGAVSNHLRVSTPDATYAVGLQGSDYRSREPILSEFSILLPDSARLQQPHWAKRVDMFLSGEGAAAVAQEPDGEEDDDFKHLTAEMCRIYSHAPRDFTVIDRGRRNSVCLSRRGFEELYVFSPGSKHEWYGKYAYVCVGPAMLKPVVLAPGATWQGAQCIRNPNL from the exons ATGGCTTTCGGCGCTCCAACTGCCGCCGCTCCTCATGGTCACGCCACTgtggctcctccgacgagctcaTCATGGAAGCACGGCACCACCTTCTTCAGCTCGTCCAAGCTAAGTGGCGGCATCAGTGGCCAGAGGGCACGGCTAGTGACCGCAGTGCACGCACTGGCTCCGGCGACGTCGGTGCCGGCGCCCTTCCCTCCTCCGAACGCGGAGTACCTGGCCGCCGAGTTCTCCGGCCACGGCGTCACCTTCGAGGCCGTGGGCGACAGCTGCGTCGTGAAGATGCTGGTGCGGAACGGCAGCGCGGCGCACCTGCTGCTGCCGAGCGGGCTCGTCACGTCCTACAAGCCGGCCATGTGGCACGGCGCCTCCATGGAGGTGCTCCACACCACCGTCGGCGAGGGGCCCGGCGGGATGCCCGTCATCCGGGGCGGCGTCTCCGTGGACCTCCGGTGCGCGCGCGGCGTCAGCGGGgacgcgccgccgtcgacgtGGTCGCCGGGCGGGGCGTGGTCGCTCCGCGACGTCAGGGGAGGACCCACGGGCTCCATCCAGGTGGAGCTCGTGTCCGTGGAGCCGCCTGGGAAcggcgcggcggaggcgaggtGCGTGGTGACGCTGAGCCCGGACGCGCTGGCGTCGGAGCTCACGGTGACGAACgccgcgtcgtcctcgtcggccgtgGCGCTGTCGGGCGCCGTGTCGAACCACCTCCGCGTGAGCACGCCGGACGCCACCTACGCCGTGGGGCTGCAGGGCTCGGACTACCGCAGCAGGGAGCCCATCCTGTCGGAGTTCAGCATCCTGCTCCCGGACAGCGCGCGGCTCCAGCAGCCGCACTGGGCCAAGAGGGTCGACATGTTCCTCTCCGGCGAAGGCGCGGCAGCGGTGGCGCAGGAGCCGGAcggcgaggaggacgatgactTCAAGCACCTGACGGCCGAGATGTGCCGGATTTACAGCCACGCGCCAAGAGATTTCACCGTCATCGACAGG GGCAGGAGGAACTCGGTGTGCTTGAGCAGGAGAGGGTTCGAGGAGCTGTACGTCTTCAGCCCAGGATCCAAGCACGAGTGGTACGGGAAGTACGCCTACGTGTGCGTCGGGCCTGCGATGCTCAAGCCTGTGGTGCTGGCGCCAGGAGCTACATGGCAAGGGGCTCAGTGCATTCGCAACCCAAACCTGTAA
- the LOC124704492 gene encoding SRSF protein kinase 1-like isoform X1, which yields MAEAPAASRRAEEAGSRRRAEEEAEAEAAAERDGDSSDYSSEDEGTEDYRRGGYHAVRPGDTFKHGAYVVQSKLGWGHFSTVWLAWDTAHSRYVALKVQKSAQHYTEAALDEIKILRQIADGDPDDSHCVVKLLDHFKHSGPNGSHVCMVFEFLGDNLLTLIKYTDYRGIPLPMVKEICRHVLIGLDYLHRELSIIHTDLKPENILLVSTIDPSKDPRKSGVPLVPPTAKTDAPVAKATAPSVSSGLTKNQKKKIRKKAKRVAASTSEGNGTAASADTDESDDRGDLGTANEGSSPSQDGDRKRGGGRRRGSKGARKRMAMQADLSCKLVDFGNACWTYKQFTGDIQTRQYRCPEVLLGSKYSTSADLWSFACICFELASGDVLFDPHSGENFDRDEQDHLALMMELLGMMPRKIALGGRHSREYFNRYGDLRHIRRLKFWPLSKVLVEKYEFSTIDATAMADFLVPILEFVPEKRPTAAQLLQHPWFDAGPLRRQPKALPDSTENPVDAALENHGKENDDEGDAMATEMGNIAIDGASSSRTVKDPQASSKQKANGTPKK from the exons ATGGCCGAGGCTCCGGCGGCGAGCCGCAGGGCGGAGGAGGCGGggagccggcggcgcgcggaggaggaggcggaggcggaggcggcggccgagagGGACGGGGACAGCAGCGACTACTCGTCCGAGGACGAGGGCACGGAGGACTACCGCCGCGGCGGATACCACGCCGTCCGCCCCGGCGACACCTTCAAGCACGGCGCCTACGTCGTGCAGTCCAAGCTCGGCTGGGGCCACTTCTCCACTGTCTGGCTCGCCTGGGACACCGCCCACTCC AGGTATGTGGCCCTGAAGGTGCAGAAGAGCGCGCAGCACTACACAGAGGCTGCGCTGGACGAGATCAAGATCTTGAGGCAGATTGCTGATGGCGACCCCGATGACTCCCACTGTGTCGTGAAGCTTCTTGACCACTTCAAGCACTCGGGCCCGAACGGCAGCCATGTGTGCATGGTGTTTGAGTTCCTCGGTGATAACTTGCTCACCCTGATAAAGTACACGGACTACCGCGGGATTCCGCTTCCAATGGTCAAGGAGATATGCCGGCACGTGCTCATTGGCCTCGACTACCTCCACCGCGAGCTTTCCATCATCCACACCGACCTTAAGCCCGAGAATATATTGCTCGTGTCCACTATTGACCCTTCAAAGGATCCCCGGAAGTCTGGTGTACCGCTGGTGCCGCCTACTGCAAAGACCGACGCGCCGGTTGCAAAGGCAACTGCACCATCAGTGAGCAGTGGCCTCACTAAGAACCAGAAGAAGAAGATCCGGAAGAAAGCCAAGCGTGTAGCTGCTTCGACTTCAGAAGGCAATGGGACTGCGGCGTCTGCTGACACGGACGAGTCAGATGATAGGGGAGATCTGGGCACAGCAAATGAGGGCAGCAGCCCTAGCCAGGATGGAGAccggaagagaggaggaggacgtaGGCGGGGTAGCAAAGGGGCTAGGAAGAGGATGGCGATGCAGGCTGACCTAAGCTGCAAGCTGGTGGACTTTGGAAATGCATGTTGGACATACAAGCAGTTCACAGGTGATATCCAAACAAGGCAGTACAGATGTCCTGAGGTGCTTCTGGGCTCCAAGTATTCAACATCTGCCGATCTGTGGTCCTTTGCATGCATATGTTTTGAACTTGCCTCAGGGGATGTGCTCTTTGACCCGCATAGTGGAGAAAACTTTGACAGGGATGAG CAGGATCATCTTGCGCTGATGATGGAGCTACTTGGGATGATGCCTCGAAAG ATTGCCTTGGGCGGTCGACATTCACGTGAGTACTTCAACCGTTATGGGGACCTGAGGCACATCCGACGCTTGAAGTTCTGGCCTCTCAGCAAGGTGCTCGTTGAGAAGTACGAGTTCAGCACCATAGATGCCACTGCTATGGCAGACTTTCTTGTCCCAATACTTGAGTTTGTTCCTGAGAAGCGTCCTACAGCTGCTCAGTTGCTTCAGCATCCATGGTTTGATGCTGGGCCTCTTCGACGGCAGCCCAAAGCGCTTCCAGACTCGACAGAGAATCCAGTTGATGCTGCTCTAGAGAACCATGGGAAAGagaatgatgatgaaggagatgcaATGGCAACGGAGATGGGGAACATTGCCATAGATGGCGCTTCTTCATCCAGGACAGTGAAGGATCCCCAAGCAAGCTCGAAGCAAAAGGCAAATGGTACTCCTAAGAAGTGA
- the LOC124697631 gene encoding NADPH-dependent aldehyde reductase-like protein, chloroplastic yields MAESNGKGAVASVTASMMLHGRVAIVTGGAGGIGSAVSKHLASLGARVAVAYVGDPAPAQKLVAGINVAIGTALPRAIAVEADVSDAAQVHALFDAAVAAFGGELHILVTAAAVLDASYPTLAETSEASYDAMFGANARGTFLCLREAANRLARDGRGRIVTFSSSVVGSLRPWYAAYAASKAAVETMTRILARELRGTGITANAVAPGSTATPMFYDGKTEEEAERYIAGTPLGRLGMPEDIAPLVGFLASDAGGWVNAQVLRCNGGAV; encoded by the coding sequence ATGGCCGAGTCCAACGGTAAGGGCGCCGTCGCGAGCGTGACAGCGTCGATGATGCTCCACGGCCGCGTGGCCATCGtgaccggcggcgccggcgggatCGGCTCGGCCGTGTCCAAGCACCTCGCGTCCCTCGGCGCGCGCGTCGCGGTCGCCTACGTCGGCGACCCGGCGCCGGCGCAGAAGCTCGTGGCCGGCATCAACGTCGCCATCGGCACTGCCCTTCCGCGTGCCATCGCGGTGGAGGCCGACGTGTCGGACGCGGCGCAGGTTCACGCCCTCTTCGACGCGGCGGTCGCGGCGTTCGGCGGGGAGCTCCACATCCTGGTGACGGCGGCCGCCGTGCTGGACGCCTCGTACCCGACGCTGGCGGAGACTAGCGAGGCGTCCTACGACGCCATGTTCGGCGCCAACGCGCGGGGCACGTTCCTGTGCCTCCGCGAGGCGGCGAACCGGCTGGCGCGCGACGGGCGCGGACGCATCGTGACCTTCTCGTCGTCGGTGGTCGGGTCCCTGCGCCCCTGGTACGCGGCGTACGCGGCgagcaaggcggcggtggagaccATGACGAGGATCCTGGCGCGCGAGCTGCGCGGGACCGGGATCACCGCCAACGCGGTGGCGCCCGGGTCCACGGCCACGCCCATGTTCTACGACGGCAAGactgaggaggaggcggagcggtacATAGCCGGGACGCCGCTGGGGCGGCTCGGGATGCCAGAGGACATCGCGCCGCTCGTCGGCTTCCTCGCCAGCGACGCCGGCGGGTGGGTCAACGCACAGGTCCTGCGCTGCAACGGCGGCGCCGTCTGA
- the LOC124704492 gene encoding SRSF protein kinase 1-like isoform X2, producing MAEAPAASRRAEEAGSRRRAEEEAEAEAAAERDGDSSDYSSEDEGTEDYRRGGYHAVRPGDTFKHGAYVVQSKLGWGHFSTVWLAWDTAHSRYVALKVQKSAQHYTEAALDEIKILRQIADGDPDDSHCVVKLLDHFKHSGPNGSHVCMVFEFLGDNLLTLIKYTDYRGIPLPMVKEICRHVLIGLDYLHRELSIIHTDLKPENILLVSTIDPSKDPRKSGVPLVPPTAKTDAPVAKATAPSVSSGLTKNQKKKIRKKAKRVAASTSEGNGTAASADTDESDDRGDLGTANEGSSPSQDGDRKRGGGRRRGSKGARKRMAMQADLSCKLVDFGNACWTYKQFTGDIQTRQYRCPEVLLGSKYSTSADLWSFACICFELASGDVLFDPHSGENFDRDEDHLALMMELLGMMPRKIALGGRHSREYFNRYGDLRHIRRLKFWPLSKVLVEKYEFSTIDATAMADFLVPILEFVPEKRPTAAQLLQHPWFDAGPLRRQPKALPDSTENPVDAALENHGKENDDEGDAMATEMGNIAIDGASSSRTVKDPQASSKQKANGTPKK from the exons ATGGCCGAGGCTCCGGCGGCGAGCCGCAGGGCGGAGGAGGCGGggagccggcggcgcgcggaggaggaggcggaggcggaggcggcggccgagagGGACGGGGACAGCAGCGACTACTCGTCCGAGGACGAGGGCACGGAGGACTACCGCCGCGGCGGATACCACGCCGTCCGCCCCGGCGACACCTTCAAGCACGGCGCCTACGTCGTGCAGTCCAAGCTCGGCTGGGGCCACTTCTCCACTGTCTGGCTCGCCTGGGACACCGCCCACTCC AGGTATGTGGCCCTGAAGGTGCAGAAGAGCGCGCAGCACTACACAGAGGCTGCGCTGGACGAGATCAAGATCTTGAGGCAGATTGCTGATGGCGACCCCGATGACTCCCACTGTGTCGTGAAGCTTCTTGACCACTTCAAGCACTCGGGCCCGAACGGCAGCCATGTGTGCATGGTGTTTGAGTTCCTCGGTGATAACTTGCTCACCCTGATAAAGTACACGGACTACCGCGGGATTCCGCTTCCAATGGTCAAGGAGATATGCCGGCACGTGCTCATTGGCCTCGACTACCTCCACCGCGAGCTTTCCATCATCCACACCGACCTTAAGCCCGAGAATATATTGCTCGTGTCCACTATTGACCCTTCAAAGGATCCCCGGAAGTCTGGTGTACCGCTGGTGCCGCCTACTGCAAAGACCGACGCGCCGGTTGCAAAGGCAACTGCACCATCAGTGAGCAGTGGCCTCACTAAGAACCAGAAGAAGAAGATCCGGAAGAAAGCCAAGCGTGTAGCTGCTTCGACTTCAGAAGGCAATGGGACTGCGGCGTCTGCTGACACGGACGAGTCAGATGATAGGGGAGATCTGGGCACAGCAAATGAGGGCAGCAGCCCTAGCCAGGATGGAGAccggaagagaggaggaggacgtaGGCGGGGTAGCAAAGGGGCTAGGAAGAGGATGGCGATGCAGGCTGACCTAAGCTGCAAGCTGGTGGACTTTGGAAATGCATGTTGGACATACAAGCAGTTCACAGGTGATATCCAAACAAGGCAGTACAGATGTCCTGAGGTGCTTCTGGGCTCCAAGTATTCAACATCTGCCGATCTGTGGTCCTTTGCATGCATATGTTTTGAACTTGCCTCAGGGGATGTGCTCTTTGACCCGCATAGTGGAGAAAACTTTGACAGGGATGAG GATCATCTTGCGCTGATGATGGAGCTACTTGGGATGATGCCTCGAAAG ATTGCCTTGGGCGGTCGACATTCACGTGAGTACTTCAACCGTTATGGGGACCTGAGGCACATCCGACGCTTGAAGTTCTGGCCTCTCAGCAAGGTGCTCGTTGAGAAGTACGAGTTCAGCACCATAGATGCCACTGCTATGGCAGACTTTCTTGTCCCAATACTTGAGTTTGTTCCTGAGAAGCGTCCTACAGCTGCTCAGTTGCTTCAGCATCCATGGTTTGATGCTGGGCCTCTTCGACGGCAGCCCAAAGCGCTTCCAGACTCGACAGAGAATCCAGTTGATGCTGCTCTAGAGAACCATGGGAAAGagaatgatgatgaaggagatgcaATGGCAACGGAGATGGGGAACATTGCCATAGATGGCGCTTCTTCATCCAGGACAGTGAAGGATCCCCAAGCAAGCTCGAAGCAAAAGGCAAATGGTACTCCTAAGAAGTGA
- the LOC124704491 gene encoding uncharacterized protein LOC124704491, translated as MASPQESKPLCLKRKLDDCLSKECKSRRVKVDNGPHDPSAKLCKCCCTRPNLASDCVNFLKSGVPSRIVFYKQGSWHNFPELKMKSLMEEFKGGKSSVVTVMDDEAVLVDFLSMTLVNLKTRKQRSVAWYDDTGKGFFPSLFFDEQADEMTNVDSGKVDDSAPGIMSDKVVNSPPEVVKQVVLESSPPDPQKPSTADVLRKKITSVERGSDDFLVVQDLFLSGMGPFATPHNILHIHRYAPNDITAQCRLQAFERQMSCTKEDRGDSNVRYGWLGSTKSDIVRILINGFGSTGKPAEKACLSAGVYLSPEDRAFTSVGLCDVDEKAVQYMLLCRVILGNMEAITPGSQDSFPSSEIYDSGVDDCSNPKCYVMWPSHVNTHIRLEYLVSFRLPSKVRNYLLGLKGLWFHPSPKEVAMDISTLQPIMGETGEAPTSPWISFRVLFAMIQENISSVARELLFHHYEELKENEITREEMVKKMIIIVGEKLLLETLKKLHYCPSLWYKSSVEVVSSDPARIAAEDSSRTTEEHISLDKATGNCALTLGNLGDSYAPNTSPESSAALSSKACDTLAVGFTPNGVPETSTSGSRCRASPSVEPKARDSPIQIMSPENSANHGAKNQDPFAARIAPIVHDGLLRTSSGKSASLGAEGYNCVAPSMRLSSYPSVAPANVPRMRGSVAPRLGPKGSESPGPSLALGNSKCVGVKRPSSVPRMKTEGQEFLSLSIAPQSSAIYSSKGPSDLTSCAAPPAHVPGHGNSSALSTEACDSLALSIASKRHDPPAASNNEPKRHVTQTSPTVSESQHCQAQSAATKGYTAPTPTATVELENQAVQFGPLNKPPVPAITEPGSNVAQAADILVALSTPREKGK; from the exons ATGGCATCGCCACAAGAATCCAAACCCTTGTGCTTAAAGCGCAAGCTCGACGACTGCTTGTCAAAAGAGTGCAAGTCTCGCCGAGTCAAAGTTGACAATGGACCCCATGATCCATCTGCCAAACTGTGCAAGTGTTGTTGCACACGACCTAATCTTGCCAGTGATTGTGTCAATTTCCTGAAAAGTGGAGTTCCTAGCCGTATCGTgttttacaaacaaggttcttggCACAATTTTCCCGAGTTAAAAATGAAGTCCCTGATGGAAGAATTTAAAGGTGGCAAATCTAGTGTTGTGACTgtgatggatgatgaggctgttCTTGTCGATTTCTTGTCAATGACTCTGGTCAACCTAAAAACCAGAAAGCAGCGATCTGTTGCATGGTATGATGATACGGGAAAGGGCTTTTTTCCTTCTCTGTTCTTTGACGAGCAAGCTGATGAAATGACCAATGTTGACTCTGGTAAAGTTGATGACAGTGCACCGGGAATAATGTCTGATAAGGTTGTAAATTCTCCACCAGAAGTGGTGAAGCAAGTTGTTCTTGAATCTAGCCCCCCGGATCCACAGAAGCCTTCCACTGCAGATGTATTACGCAAAAAGATCACATCTGTGGAAAGAGGGAGTGATGACTTTTTAGTTGTCCAGGATCTTTTCCTCTCTGGTATGGGTCCATTtgcaacaccacataatatacttCATATACACCGCTACGCTCCGAATGATATCACTGCTCAGTGTCGACTTCAAGCTTTTGAAAGACAAATGAGCTGCACGAAAGAAGATCGTGGCGATTCAAATGTAAGATATGGATGGCTGGGATCTACTAAGAGTGACATAGTTAGGATTCTCATTAATGGGTTTGGTAGCACTGGAAAACCTGCCGAGAAGGCATGCTTGAGTGCTGGTGTTTATCTCTCCCCAGAAGATCGAGCCTTTACCAG TGTCGGTCTTTGCGATGTTGACGAAAAAGCGGTGCAGTATATGTTATTGTGCCGAGTGATATTGGGCAACATGGAAGCTATCACGCCTGGATCACAAGATTCATTTCCAAGCAGCGAGATATATGATTCTGGCGTTGATGATTGCTCCAACCCAAAGTGCTACGTTATGTGGCCATCCCATGTTAATACCCACATTCGTTTAGAATATCTTGTTAGTTTCAGGCTTCCCTCAAAAGTTCGAA ATTATTTACTTGGCTTGAAGGGTTTATGGTttcacccatcaccaaaggaagtTGCTATGGATATTTCTACTCTTCAACCT ATAATGGGTGAAACTGGTGAAGCACCAACATCCCCATGGATATCCTTCAGAGTTCTGTTTGCGATGATTCAAGAGAATATATCATCTGTAGCCAGGGAATTGCTCTTCCATCATTATGAAGAGCTGAAG GAAAACGAAATAACTCGTGAAGAGATGGTGAAGAAAATGATAATAATTGTTGGAGAAAAGTTACTTCTGGAAACCTTAAAGAAACTTCATTACTGT CCATCATTATGGTATAAATCTTCTGTTGAAGTGGTGTCCAGTGATCCTGCAAGGATAGCAGCAGAGGATTCTTCAAGGACAACAGAGGAACACATATCCTTGGACAAAGCAACCGggaattgtgcactaactctcggTAACCTTGGAGATTCCTATGCACCAAATACATCTCCTGAGAGTTCTGCAGCTCTTAGCTCCAAAGCGTGTGATACTCTTGCAGTAGGTTTCACACCAAATGGTGTGCCTGAGACGTCTACTTCTGGTTCCAGATGCCGGGCTTCCCCAAGTGTGGAACCCAAAGCTAGGGATTCTCCTATACAAATCATGTCACCTGAGAACTCTGCAAACCATGGTGCCAAAAATCAGGATCCTTTTGCAGCCAGAATTGCACCTATAGTTCATGATGGCCTTCTGAGGACGTCTTCTGGAAAATCTGCATCTCTTGGCGCAGAAGGCTACAATTGTGTTGCACCAAGCATGAGACTTTCTAGTTATCCTTCTGTAGCACCAGCTAATGTCCCAAGAATGCGTGGGTCTGTTGCTCCACGTCTCGGTCCTAAGGGCTCTGAATCTCCTGGACCAAGTTTAGCACTGGGAAATTCCAAATGTGTAGGCGTGAAAAGACCGAGTTCTGTGCCAAGAATGAAAACTGAAGGCCAGGAATTTCTTTCATTGAGTATTGCGCCACAAAGCTCAGCAATTTATTCAAGCAAGGGCCCTAGTGATTTGACTTCTTGTGCCGCACCTCCTGCTCATGTGCCAG GACATGGAAATTCTTCAGCTTTGAGCACTGAAGCCTGTGATTCTCTGGCGCTGAGTATTGCATCAAAACGCCATGATCCCCCAGCAGCAAGCAATAACGAGCCAAAACGCCATGTGACTCAAACATCGCCTACAGTGTCAGAAAGCCAGCACTGTCAGGCGCAGAGTGCAGCCACCAAGGGTTATACTGCTCCCACACCTA CAGCAACAGTGGAGTTGGAGAACCAGGCTGTACAATTCGGACCCCTGAATAAGCCACCTGTGCCAGCCATCACTGAGCCAGGCAGCAACGTCGCCCAGGCGGCTGATATCCTCGTTGCCCTGTCAACTCCGCGAGAGAAGGGCAAGTAG